The genomic DNA CAGTTCGGTTTCCGGCATGTTCTCCCAGACCGCCCCGGAGCTGCGCACCGAGATTCAACCCGACCTGCCGCGCATCTTCGCCGATCGCGACCGTATGCAGCAGGTCTTCGTCAACCTGCTCAACAACGCCTCGAAGTTCACCGAGAAAGGGTCCGTCACCCTGCGCGCCTTCCCGCGTTTCGGGCAACTGCGCGTGGAGGTGGTGGATACCGGCACCGGCATCCATCCCGAAGACCAGTCGCAGATATTCGAGAAGTTCCACCAGACCCACACCGACGACACCATGGTCAACAAGCCCAAGGGTACCGGCCTGGGCCTGACCATCTGCCGCGAAATCATCGAGCACTACGGTGGCCGCATCTGGGTCGAGTCCGAAGTCGGCGTGGGCTCCACCTTCATTTTTACTTTGCCTTCCATGTAATAGGGCGGGAGGGGCCTCGCCGGCCGGGCGTCTCCGACGGCTCAAGAACCCTTTGAAAAGGGTTCTTGAGAATCTCCCAAACTTTTTATAGCCGCTTCGCGGGGGCGTTTGTTTCGAAGCCGTGCTCCCTCTGCGGATGGCGGACTCGGCCACAAGCAATGGCGAGATATCATCGGAGACCGTGTCCCTTTGCGGAAAGCATACGCTGAATATAGGGATGGTTGCCGACAACGAAAAGCCCCCGTCCCGAAATGTTTCGGGACGGGGGCTTTGAATTTTCGTGTCCGGACGCGGCTATTCGTCGTACTCGTATTCGATGTCGATGTGCACGGACTTGCCGTAGCGCGTCTCCAGGTCGGCCAGGATGCCGCGCTTTTTGTTGAGCAGGTAAATGGCCAGCTCCTCTTCGCAGTTGTATTCGACCGGCTCGGTGCCGGGCTTGCGCAGATCGCGGTGGATATCCTTGAGGGCCTGGAGGGCCTGCCATTCCATGTTGCGGCGGATACCGGTGCCCTTGCAACAGGGGCAGGGCTCGGTGGAGATGGCGATGGCGGAGGAGCCGAGCCGCTGGCGGACCAGCTCCATGAGGCCGAAGGAGGAAATGCGCGACACGTCGGTTCGGGCGCGGTCGTTTTTCATCTCCGCGCGCATGACCTTTTCCACCTCGCGGCAGTCCTTGGGGTTCTTCATCTCGATGAAGTCGATGACCACCTGGCCGCCGATGTCGCGCAGCCGCAGTTGGCGGGCGATCTCGCGGGCGGCTTCGACGTTGGTCTTCAGGGCCATCTTCTGGAAATTCTTTTCGCCGCCGATCTTGCCGGAGTTGATGTCCACCGCGGTCAGGGCTTCGGTGGCGTCGAAGACCAGCCGTCCGCCCGAGGGCATGGAGGCCTCGCGGGAGTAGATTTCCTCAACCTGCTTGACCACGTTGAACCGCTCCAGCAGGGAGAGGTCGTTGTCCTCGTGCAGCCGGACCAGGTTGTTCTTGCGCGGGAAGGCCAGCTTAACGAACTGGTGAATCTGCTCGAAGGTCTCCTTGTCGTCCACCCAGATTTCGGTGATGTCGGACGTCAGGTAGTCGCGCACGGCGCGCGCGGCCAGTCCCAGTTCCTGGTAGACCCGGGCGGGGGCCTTGACCTTCTGGGCGTTGGAGCGGATGTCGGTCCACAGCCTGTTCAGGTACTTGAAGTCGCGTTCCAGGGCGGCCTTGGACTGCCCCACGGCGGCGGTGCGGGCGATGAGCCCAACGCCCTCGGTGGTTTCGAATCCTTCAAGTGCGGATTTGAGCCGGGCGCGTTCCTTTTCGTCCTCGATCTTGCGCGAGACCCCGATCTGGCTGCGGCCCACGGTGTAGACGAAGCTGCGGCCGGGCAGGGAGAGATAGGAGGTCAGGAAAGCGCCTTTTTTGCCGGTGGGTTCCTTGACCACCTGGACCAGGACTTCCTGACCGGGCTTGAGCACCTTCTGCATGAGCGGAAAGCGCTGGCCCTTCTTGGTGGGCGCTTCGTTGATGTAGTATTCGGGGTGGACCTCGTCTATCTGGAGGAACCCGTTGCGTTCGGCGCCGTAGTTGATGAACGCGGCCTGGAGCCCGTTGTCGATGTTGTGGATGTAGCCTTTGTAGATGTTGCCTTTGGTCTTGGCCTGATGGACCATCTCAACGTAATATTCGTTGACCTTGCCCTCTTCGGCGATGACGACCTCTACTTGTTCTCCCGGCAGTACGGAGATGAACATCTTCTGCCGTTTCTTTTTGGTCATGGGGAACCTCTCGACGAGAAATGTGGGTGTCGGGTCCCGGCGCGCCCCTTAGTCTTCTATGACATGGCCCGTTCCGTGGTAGAATGTCTCCCCCCGGTCATCCCGACGGGTGACGTCGCCCATTTTTTCCAGGGCTTCCACGGCCAGGCGAACCTTGTCGAGATCCGCCCCAAGGGCCAGGGCCAACTGCTCGGCGGTCTGGGGCCTGCGGCTCAGGGAGGCGGTCACGGCAGCGGTCATCCGCTCCATGCTCATCTCCTTGCCGTTTCTGCCCCGCCGCTCCTTTTCGCGGGTTTCCCCGCCTCCTAGCGCCAGGCGCCACCGGCTTAAGACCTCCCCGTCCACGGGGCGGACCCCCTTGACCGTTCCGGGGCGGGTCAGCGTGACCACGTCCACCCGGTCGGGGGCAAGCCGTTGGCAGAAAATGCGTAGCCTGCCGAGGTTCTCGTCGGAATCGTTTATTCCTTCGGCAAGCAAAATTTCCAAAAATATCTTTCCGTTGAATTCCTTCCTGAAAGTCAGGAGCCCTTCGGCCACAGCCTCGGGAACAACGGATTTGTCCGGCCGGTTAACCCTGGCGAATTCTTCACTTACCAGAGAGTCCAGGCTGGGCAGGACCACGTCGGCCGCGCAGAGTTCGCGCCGGACCTCGGGGGCGGTCATCAGGCTGGCATTGGTCAACACGGCCACCGGAATCCCCGGAAAGAGCCGCTTGGCCCCGAGAATGATCGCTTCCATGTCCGCGTTCAGGCAAGGTTCGCCCAGGCCGCCCAGCGTAATCATGTCGGGCGGCTCCAGCCCTTCCTCCTTCCACAGGGAAAGCTCCTTGAGTATGTCGGCCGCCGGGACGTACACCCTGCGTTCGCAGGTCCGGTCCCTGGTGGCCCCCACCTCACAGTAAACGCAGTCCATGGAACAGATTCGGTCGCCGAGCAGATCGAGTCCGAGGGAGCGGCCGAGCCGCCCGCTCATTACCGGGCCGAAGATGTATTTGTATGCCATGTCGCGTTGAGTCCCTTGCAGTAGGTATTCCGTAACCTTTGCCAGCTTATTAAGTACCGTGGCGATTCTGTCAAGCTCGCCGGCAAGATCCTGTCCCGCAGGAATTTAATAATGGTTCTCACGCGGAGGCTCGCGTAGATTGGCGAAGATTCCCGTTGCCTGAAGGAGCCGGTAGTGTTGGAAATGGTGCTTGTAATCCTGCGTTTTATCGTCATTGCTCTGGCCCTGTGGCTTTTCATCCGCGCCGACAGGAGCGTCAGCTATGGCCGACGGGGTTTCCTGTTCGTCCAGGTCGGTTTCCTGCTGCTGTTGTTCGCGAGCTTCATGGAGATCGTCAAAATCGCGAATAATCCGGGCTGGTCCGCTAGCGGCCGCTTTGGCCCGAGCGTCCATGTGGTCGAGATGGTGAGCGGGCTGGCCGGGGGCGTTCTGCTGCTGTCCGGGCTGTGGCTGTGGCTGCCGTCCATCCGGACCATGGGCGAGGTGCAGGAAAAGCTCGATCGGACCAAGGCCGATCTGGAGGAACACTTCCTGGCCAGGACCAGCGAGCTGGAGGAGGAAGTGGGGCGACGGTGCCGCGCGGAGACGGAAGGCCGCATCTCGGAAGAGCGCCGCCGCATTTTGTTCGAGAACAGCCCGGTGGGCATCTCCCACGGCTACATCGGCGGACGGTTCGTGGAACGCAACATGGCCTATGCCCGGATGCTCGGCTACGACTCCCCCGAGGAGATGGCCCGGGTTCAGGCCCTTGAGGGCGACACGTTTTCCCATGTGGTCGACTCCGAGGATGTGGCTCTTATCGTGGAGCGGGCGAGGACCGAGGAGTTCGTCCAGGGGCTGGTCGTGCGTATGCGGCGCAGGGACGACGTGTTGCGCTGGATTCGCCTGGACATGGCCATGGCCAGGGATCGCCACGGGAAGAACTATTATTTCTACGCCTTCGCCCTGGACGTGACCGAGCGCAAGGAGCACGCCGACGGGCTGGACCGGGCCAGGCGGCGTTTGAAGAAAATTCTCGACACGCTGCCCGTGGGCGTCTTCGTGGTGGACCGCGAAACGCGCACCCTGATCGGAGCGAACCCCATGGCTCTTCGCATGAGCGGCTACACCCACGACGAACTGGTCGGGATGCCCTGCCGGGGAATTTTGTGCGGCGACGGTTCGTCATGCCCCGTGTTCGAAGGGGAGGGCGGCACCTGTGTGGACGAGAACTGGCTGACCACCAGGGACGGCGGGCGGCTGCCGGTGTTCAAGAATATGGTCGCCACCAAGGTGGACGGCAGGGAGAGCCTGGTGGTAAGCCTGCTGGACATCTCCGAGCAGAAGAGGCTGGAGGACCTGCGCGAGGACGTGAACCGCATCGTGGTCCACGATCTCAAGGCTCCGGTCATCGGCGTAATCAACGTGTGCCGCTACCTGCTCATGGAAGAGGAGAGCATGGACGCCGAACTGCGCGAGATGCTGCAAGCCATCGAGCTTCAGGCGGAAAAGGCCCTGCGCATGATCGGCCTGTCCCTGGATCTCTACAAGATCGAGATCGGAACCTACGCCTACGAGCCGGAGCCCATCGATCTCATGGAGGTCGTGCGGCTGGTTCGGGACAACCTGGCCGCCACGGCCGAGGAGAGAGGGCTGGCCGTGGAGGTTCTTCTCGACGGATTGCCGGACGCCGGGGAGGAATTGCCCGTCCCGGCCAACGCGCTCCTGCTGGAAACCATGGTCGCCAACCTCCTGCTTAACGCGCTGGAGGCGGCTCCGAGGGGCGGCGCGGTCTCTGTCCGCGCGGAGAGGGGCGATCCCGTGGCCCTGACCATCGGCAATTCCGGAGCAGTGCCCGTCGAGCTGCGCGGCTCGTTCTTCGACAAGTACGCCACGGGCGGCAAGAAGGGCGGGACCGGACTCGGGACCTATTCGGCTCGGCTGGCGGCCTCGGCCATGGGCGGAAACATCGGGCTTTCCGTCTCGGACGAGGAGGACACGACCTCGGTTCGGGTGACGCTGCCGGGCGCGTAACCCCCTTTTTCTTGACTTCCGGCCTTGCGAACCGTACTCAGGGCCATCTTTTTCAGGAGGCATATACTTTATGATCGAACCGGGACAGCTCATTCTGCTCATCAGCCACAAGGGCAAGCGCTACCTGCGCAAGCTTGAGGCGGGCGGCGAGGTCCACACCCATGACGGCAAGCTGCTCATGGACGAAGTGGCCGCGGCCGGATACGGCCAGTACGTCAAGACCCACCTCGGCAAGTCCTACCTCGTGCTCAAGCCCACTCTGCACGATCTCATCAAGGGCGTGAAACGCCAGACGCAGATCATGTACCCCAAGGAGATCGGCTACCTGATGATGAAGCTGGGCATCGGCCCCGGCTCCACGGTCATCGAGTCCGGTACCGGATCGGGCGGCCTGACCACCGCCCTGGCGTGGTTCGTCGGCGACACCGGAAAGGTCATCACCTACGAACGGCGCGCGGATTTCTACAAGCTGGCGGGCAAGAACCTCGAACGGGTCGGCCTGGCCGACCGCGTGGAGCAGGTCAACCGCAACATCGAGGACGGCTTCCTGCACTCCGGAGCCGACGCCCTGTTCCTGGACGTGCGCACTCCCTGGGAATACCTCCACTCCATTCCCGAGGCGGTCATTCCCGGCGCAATGTGCGGCTTTCTGCTGCCCACGGTGAATCAGGTTTCCGATCTGCTGCGCGGTCTGGA from Pseudodesulfovibrio thermohalotolerans includes the following:
- a CDS encoding Rne/Rng family ribonuclease — translated: MTKKKRQKMFISVLPGEQVEVVIAEEGKVNEYYVEMVHQAKTKGNIYKGYIHNIDNGLQAAFINYGAERNGFLQIDEVHPEYYINEAPTKKGQRFPLMQKVLKPGQEVLVQVVKEPTGKKGAFLTSYLSLPGRSFVYTVGRSQIGVSRKIEDEKERARLKSALEGFETTEGVGLIARTAAVGQSKAALERDFKYLNRLWTDIRSNAQKVKAPARVYQELGLAARAVRDYLTSDITEIWVDDKETFEQIHQFVKLAFPRKNNLVRLHEDNDLSLLERFNVVKQVEEIYSREASMPSGGRLVFDATEALTAVDINSGKIGGEKNFQKMALKTNVEAAREIARQLRLRDIGGQVVIDFIEMKNPKDCREVEKVMRAEMKNDRARTDVSRISSFGLMELVRQRLGSSAIAISTEPCPCCKGTGIRRNMEWQALQALKDIHRDLRKPGTEPVEYNCEEELAIYLLNKKRGILADLETRYGKSVHIDIEYEYDE
- a CDS encoding radical SAM protein, which translates into the protein MAYKYIFGPVMSGRLGRSLGLDLLGDRICSMDCVYCEVGATRDRTCERRVYVPAADILKELSLWKEEGLEPPDMITLGGLGEPCLNADMEAIILGAKRLFPGIPVAVLTNASLMTAPEVRRELCAADVVLPSLDSLVSEEFARVNRPDKSVVPEAVAEGLLTFRKEFNGKIFLEILLAEGINDSDENLGRLRIFCQRLAPDRVDVVTLTRPGTVKGVRPVDGEVLSRWRLALGGGETREKERRGRNGKEMSMERMTAAVTASLSRRPQTAEQLALALGADLDKVRLAVEALEKMGDVTRRDDRGETFYHGTGHVIED
- a CDS encoding PAS domain-containing sensor histidine kinase; translated protein: MVLVILRFIVIALALWLFIRADRSVSYGRRGFLFVQVGFLLLLFASFMEIVKIANNPGWSASGRFGPSVHVVEMVSGLAGGVLLLSGLWLWLPSIRTMGEVQEKLDRTKADLEEHFLARTSELEEEVGRRCRAETEGRISEERRRILFENSPVGISHGYIGGRFVERNMAYARMLGYDSPEEMARVQALEGDTFSHVVDSEDVALIVERARTEEFVQGLVVRMRRRDDVLRWIRLDMAMARDRHGKNYYFYAFALDVTERKEHADGLDRARRRLKKILDTLPVGVFVVDRETRTLIGANPMALRMSGYTHDELVGMPCRGILCGDGSSCPVFEGEGGTCVDENWLTTRDGGRLPVFKNMVATKVDGRESLVVSLLDISEQKRLEDLREDVNRIVVHDLKAPVIGVINVCRYLLMEEESMDAELREMLQAIELQAEKALRMIGLSLDLYKIEIGTYAYEPEPIDLMEVVRLVRDNLAATAEERGLAVEVLLDGLPDAGEELPVPANALLLETMVANLLLNALEAAPRGGAVSVRAERGDPVALTIGNSGAVPVELRGSFFDKYATGGKKGGTGLGTYSARLAASAMGGNIGLSVSDEEDTTSVRVTLPGA
- a CDS encoding tRNA (adenine-N1)-methyltransferase, producing MIEPGQLILLISHKGKRYLRKLEAGGEVHTHDGKLLMDEVAAAGYGQYVKTHLGKSYLVLKPTLHDLIKGVKRQTQIMYPKEIGYLMMKLGIGPGSTVIESGTGSGGLTTALAWFVGDTGKVITYERRADFYKLAGKNLERVGLADRVEQVNRNIEDGFLHSGADALFLDVRTPWEYLHSIPEAVIPGAMCGFLLPTVNQVSDLLRGLEDGPFADLEVLEILVRRWKPVADRLRPDDRMVAHTGFLVFARYMEPPVSPTRPEAAPVEEESSSDGPAPEDLPGDPSPDDGSDAVEA